A region of Candidatus Hadarchaeales archaeon DNA encodes the following proteins:
- a CDS encoding V-type ATP synthase subunit E family protein, whose amino-acid sequence MWQTEKKDIESVVKDILDQAKKKANEIIEKAEKEAEAILSTAKIQTEKEKIAKLRKAEEEGKSLKEKMIAEEKFKARMNFFSEREKIIDEIFKQIVKKMEKLCERSEYQKWLLEISIKSCADFEDGSVVLRANRRDLKFLNTKVGEISKKSGKAVMLGNPIQAIGGIRIESENGKVAVDQTIESIIERNREKIRMKIAQLLRG is encoded by the coding sequence GTGTGGCAAACGGAGAAAAAAGATATCGAAAGCGTAGTGAAGGATATTTTAGACCAAGCCAAGAAGAAGGCAAACGAGATAATCGAAAAAGCAGAAAAGGAAGCCGAAGCCATTTTGAGCACGGCGAAAATCCAAACTGAGAAGGAGAAAATTGCAAAGCTGAGAAAAGCCGAAGAAGAGGGAAAGTCTCTAAAAGAAAAAATGATTGCTGAGGAGAAATTCAAAGCAAGAATGAACTTTTTCTCGGAAAGGGAAAAAATAATTGACGAAATTTTCAAACAAATCGTGAAAAAAATGGAAAAACTTTGTGAAAGATCGGAATATCAAAAATGGCTTTTAGAGATCTCCATAAAATCCTGCGCGGATTTCGAAGATGGGAGCGTCGTTTTACGCGCCAATCGACGAGATCTAAAATTCCTCAACACTAAAGTTGGTGAAATCTCTAAAAAGAGTGGAAAAGCTGTGATGCTCGGGAATCCAATCCAAGCAATAGGCGGCATAAGAATAGAATCCGAAAATGGAAAAGTTGCGGTTGATCAAACGATTGAAAGCATAATTGAACGAAACAGAGAAAAAATCAGAATGAAGATCGCTCAACTCTTAAGAGGGTAG
- a CDS encoding V-type ATP synthase subunit K, with amino-acid sequence MVNDLALVVLAAGLAVAIPGIMSAIGVAMAGMAAAAATAEDPKKFSKLFILEVLPGTQGIYGFIAGFMILIFTGVLGTGLKAGVVGFAILAAALPAILQGFTAIFQGKVATASVAAVAKKPEVFTAGMMYTVMVELYAILGLLATILMLTSKAIIP; translated from the coding sequence GTGGTAAATGACTTGGCTTTGGTGGTGCTTGCCGCTGGACTTGCTGTAGCAATTCCTGGGATAATGTCTGCAATAGGAGTAGCGATGGCTGGAATGGCCGCAGCTGCAGCCACTGCCGAAGATCCCAAAAAATTCTCCAAGCTTTTCATTCTAGAGGTCTTACCCGGAACCCAAGGCATATATGGATTCATCGCGGGATTTATGATACTCATTTTTACCGGAGTTTTGGGCACTGGTTTAAAGGCCGGAGTTGTCGGATTCGCTATCCTGGCCGCTGCACTCCCGGCGATATTGCAAGGTTTCACAGCGATATTTCAGGGAAAAGTCGCGACTGCAAGCGTGGCAGCGGTCGCAAAAAAACCTGAGGTGTTCACGGCGGGTATGATGTACACAGTGATGGTAGAACTCTACGCGATTCTGGGTTTGCTGGCAACAATTTTGATGCTGACGAGCAAAGCGATAATTCCCTAA
- a CDS encoding V-type ATP synthase subunit I, whose product MLRPKRMSKLFAIYPARYHNRVILELHERGIVELKETEDKRLAKKIAQEEIEKLRDLAKRLSKLREFLGEISAKKMSIRNESFDYVIKRAEKILGRIEPITSELAERLERIESKKEEILNIIEKLKLLGEICPECDLSLLRSTEYFRAFFGRIPEEKLKSFGEDLRETFAGKIFILASKAGERRNVLVLVPSEESQKLLPIFYRHEFELIEIPPLEGKIDENLKRLEEELEKLNDEKEKLERTKQTLAKKSSPEICAVEEMVVNVLERAETNNLLGFTEATVVMEGWIPRGKIRMLEKTLKTATDGICILREEESQEAPTELENPKIVKDFELLTEMYGVPRYDEVDPTPFLSLTFPIFFAITLSDAGYGLALAAFLLSGVWIAKIFPTNVRRMLAVCSLTGVIVGIFVGGCFGFGGGFWVNPIENPIPFLKLVVLIGILHILFGLGIAGVIKDLLRKDWRSLLFERISRVLIVLGFFGLAFCIIGVSFRDLGIAYTFPKIEMFEAFNPFATSPKPVGILRAIFYCGVLLGVVGALLKGETIRSKIGEAINTVYGITSFVADVASYTRLMALAIASGVIAFSINFIVSVFWGWMVTPFANSFPNILVAAISACLLAFIFFVAHCFNIFINTLGGFIHTMRLHFMEFFGKFYEGDGRKFSPFKAKRKYTKLKKGK is encoded by the coding sequence ATGCTTAGGCCAAAAAGAATGAGCAAACTCTTCGCGATTTACCCCGCAAGATATCACAATAGGGTGATCTTGGAGCTCCACGAAAGAGGAATCGTGGAGCTTAAGGAAACAGAAGATAAAAGACTTGCAAAGAAAATCGCACAGGAAGAAATAGAAAAGTTGAGAGATCTCGCCAAAAGGCTGTCCAAATTGAGGGAATTCTTGGGAGAGATTTCCGCAAAAAAGATGTCGATCAGGAATGAAAGTTTTGACTACGTGATAAAAAGAGCGGAAAAAATACTTGGAAGAATTGAACCTATTACCTCTGAACTTGCCGAAAGACTGGAGAGAATTGAGAGCAAAAAAGAGGAGATTTTAAACATTATCGAAAAGTTAAAGTTGCTTGGTGAGATATGCCCGGAGTGTGACCTGAGTCTTTTGCGCTCCACAGAATACTTCAGAGCTTTCTTTGGAAGAATCCCGGAGGAAAAACTGAAATCCTTTGGGGAGGATTTGCGTGAAACTTTCGCCGGTAAAATCTTTATCTTGGCTTCAAAAGCCGGAGAAAGGAGAAACGTTCTTGTTCTTGTCCCCTCTGAAGAGTCCCAAAAACTTCTTCCGATCTTTTACAGGCACGAGTTCGAGCTAATCGAAATCCCACCACTCGAGGGTAAAATAGACGAAAACTTGAAGAGACTCGAAGAGGAGCTTGAAAAGTTAAATGACGAAAAAGAGAAACTTGAACGCACGAAACAAACCTTGGCTAAAAAATCTTCTCCGGAAATCTGCGCGGTCGAGGAAATGGTTGTGAACGTCTTGGAAAGAGCAGAAACAAACAATTTACTCGGATTCACAGAAGCAACGGTTGTGATGGAGGGATGGATTCCTCGCGGAAAAATACGGATGCTTGAAAAAACCTTAAAAACGGCGACGGATGGCATATGTATCCTGAGAGAAGAAGAAAGTCAAGAAGCACCTACCGAGCTAGAAAATCCAAAAATCGTCAAAGATTTCGAACTTCTTACAGAAATGTACGGCGTCCCAAGATATGATGAGGTGGATCCTACACCATTCCTCTCCCTAACTTTTCCGATATTTTTCGCAATAACCCTATCAGATGCAGGCTATGGACTCGCGCTTGCAGCTTTCTTACTTTCTGGCGTCTGGATAGCCAAAATCTTTCCAACAAACGTTCGCCGGATGCTTGCAGTCTGCAGTCTAACAGGAGTGATCGTTGGGATTTTCGTTGGAGGGTGTTTTGGATTTGGAGGCGGATTTTGGGTGAATCCGATTGAGAATCCGATACCTTTTCTAAAACTCGTTGTTCTTATCGGGATTCTACACATACTGTTTGGACTGGGAATTGCCGGTGTGATCAAAGATCTCCTCAGAAAAGATTGGAGATCTCTACTCTTTGAGCGGATTTCGAGGGTTTTGATTGTTCTCGGTTTTTTCGGCTTAGCTTTCTGCATTATCGGTGTAAGTTTCCGAGATTTGGGGATTGCATACACTTTTCCAAAGATAGAAATGTTCGAGGCGTTCAATCCGTTTGCCACGTCACCTAAACCCGTCGGAATTTTGAGAGCTATTTTCTACTGTGGGGTCCTGTTAGGTGTTGTAGGGGCTCTGCTAAAGGGAGAAACCATTCGATCAAAAATCGGAGAAGCCATTAACACAGTCTACGGAATAACGAGCTTTGTTGCGGATGTAGCATCCTACACCCGACTAATGGCACTCGCAATAGCAAGTGGTGTTATAGCATTTTCCATAAATTTCATAGTTTCGGTCTTCTGGGGATGGATGGTTACCCCTTTCGCTAATAGTTTTCCGAACATCCTAGTCGCTGCAATTTCCGCCTGTCTTCTGGCATTCATCTTCTTCGTTGCTCATTGTTTTAATATATTCATAAATACGTTGGGTGGTTTCATACACACAATGCGTTTACATTTCATGGAATTTTTCGGGAAATTTTATGAAGGCGATGGAAGAAAGTTTTCCCCCTTCAAGGCAAAAAGGAAATACACAAAACTAAAAAAAGGGAAGTGA
- a CDS encoding ATP synthase subunit A: MMGKILRITGPVVIAEGMEGSKMYEMVRVGEEGLIGEIIGLQGGKAVIQVYEETTGIRPGEKVEGTGSPLSVELGPGLASSIYDGIQRPLEVIKSQVGDFIVRGVSAPALPRDKKWEFVPKVKKGQEIKEGFIIGTVKETEIVEHRILVPPGISGTVREIYDGRFSVEEPICILKTTEGETELKMMQKWPVRRPRPYKKKLEPEEPLITGQRVADIFFPVAKGGTVAVPGGFGTGKTVFLHQVAKWAAADIVVYVGCGERGNEMCDVLVHFPKLKDPRSGRSLMERTILVANTSNMPVAAREASVYTGITIAEYFRDMGYDVVLMADSTSRWAEAMREISGRLEEMPGEEGYPAYLASRLAEFYERAGRVITLSDIEGSVTVLGAVSPPGGDFSEPVTQNTLRIVKVLWALDASLADRRHFPAVHWLRSYSFYVDQVADWWKKNFGEDWRVMREEAMALLQKEAELQEIVRLVGPDALPEHDRALLESARMLREDFLQQFAFHEVDSFCMPEKQIGMFKIILMFHRLSLDAVSRGIPLEKISSLPVRLRIADMKRIPIDKWETEFRKIEREVKEQFNSLFEGVKS, from the coding sequence ATGATGGGAAAAATCCTCAGAATAACCGGACCAGTTGTCATCGCAGAAGGCATGGAAGGTTCAAAGATGTATGAAATGGTCAGGGTGGGTGAGGAGGGTTTGATAGGAGAAATAATCGGTCTTCAGGGCGGAAAGGCGGTTATTCAGGTTTATGAGGAGACTACCGGCATCCGACCGGGTGAAAAGGTTGAAGGAACCGGCTCACCGCTCTCGGTAGAACTGGGTCCTGGACTCGCTAGTTCAATATACGACGGCATACAAAGACCGCTGGAGGTCATCAAATCCCAGGTCGGAGATTTCATCGTTCGGGGAGTTTCAGCTCCAGCTCTTCCGCGGGATAAGAAATGGGAATTCGTGCCTAAAGTGAAAAAAGGTCAAGAAATAAAAGAGGGTTTTATAATCGGAACCGTAAAGGAAACAGAAATCGTTGAGCACAGAATTCTCGTTCCACCCGGGATAAGCGGCACCGTCAGGGAGATATATGATGGACGTTTTAGCGTGGAAGAGCCCATTTGCATTTTGAAGACAACAGAAGGGGAGACAGAGCTTAAAATGATGCAAAAATGGCCAGTCAGGAGACCGAGACCCTACAAGAAGAAACTCGAACCGGAAGAACCGTTGATAACTGGTCAGAGAGTTGCAGACATTTTCTTCCCCGTAGCCAAGGGAGGCACCGTTGCGGTTCCAGGAGGTTTTGGGACGGGCAAAACTGTGTTTCTTCATCAAGTGGCGAAGTGGGCCGCCGCCGACATAGTTGTTTACGTTGGTTGTGGTGAGAGGGGAAACGAGATGTGTGATGTTTTAGTTCACTTTCCAAAACTGAAAGATCCGAGAAGCGGGAGATCTCTAATGGAGCGGACGATTCTTGTTGCGAACACCTCAAACATGCCGGTCGCCGCTAGAGAGGCAAGCGTGTATACCGGAATAACGATAGCCGAATATTTCCGAGACATGGGCTACGATGTTGTTCTGATGGCAGACTCGACCTCACGATGGGCGGAGGCGATGAGGGAGATATCAGGTAGGCTTGAGGAAATGCCTGGAGAAGAGGGATATCCAGCTTATCTGGCTTCCCGTCTTGCAGAATTCTACGAGAGAGCCGGACGCGTGATAACACTCTCCGATATAGAGGGCTCTGTCACGGTTCTCGGCGCGGTTTCCCCGCCTGGTGGTGACTTCTCCGAGCCAGTCACCCAGAATACGCTCAGAATCGTAAAGGTTCTTTGGGCTCTGGACGCTTCTCTTGCCGACAGGAGGCACTTCCCCGCTGTTCATTGGCTGAGGAGCTATTCTTTCTATGTTGACCAAGTGGCAGACTGGTGGAAGAAAAACTTCGGGGAGGATTGGAGAGTCATGAGAGAGGAAGCAATGGCGCTTCTTCAGAAGGAGGCGGAACTCCAAGAGATCGTTAGGCTTGTTGGCCCGGACGCTCTGCCCGAACACGATAGAGCTCTTCTCGAGTCTGCAAGAATGTTGAGGGAGGATTTCCTTCAACAATTCGCTTTTCACGAAGTAGACAGCTTCTGTATGCCGGAGAAGCAAATCGGAATGTTCAAAATAATTCTCATGTTCCATCGTTTGAGCCTTGATGCGGTTTCACGCGGAATTCCGTTGGAAAAAATATCATCTCTTCCCGTGCGTTTGAGAATCGCAGATATGAAGAGGATACCGATTGACAAATGGGAGACAGAGTTCAGGAAGATTGAAAGAGAAGTTAAAGAGCAGTTCAACAGTCTGTTTGAGGGTGTGAAATCTTGA
- a CDS encoding V-type ATP synthase subunit B yields the protein MRSIEYATVREVSGPLIVVEGIKGAAYGEVVEIVTPSGEVKRGQVLDSYSDRAVVQVYEGTSGIDTVKTRVRFTGETIKLGVGLELLGRIFNGRGDPIDGGPRPIAEDVWDVYAPPMNPASREYPSEFIQTGISAIDGMNTLVRGQKLPIFSGSGLPHNQLAAQIARQARVLGEEERFAVVFCGIGITHEEAAFFIKELQTSLERSVVFLNLANDPAIERILTPRLALTAAEYLAFKQQMHVLVILTNITNYCEALREISAARHEVPGRRGYPGYMYTDLASIYERAGRIRGRKGSVTQLPILTMPGDDITHPIPDLTGYITEGQIVFDRELHHKGIYPPINVLPSLSRLMKDGIGKGKTREDHADLSSQLYAAYAEGRDIRSFVAIVGEEALTDRDRKYLQFADNFERKFVNQGVYENRPIEVTLDLGWELLRLLPESELKRIDPELRKKYLHRFEESAQNSRSSSSGSDKPSSSSRT from the coding sequence TTGAGAAGCATTGAGTATGCAACCGTCAGGGAAGTTTCCGGTCCTCTGATAGTCGTAGAGGGAATCAAGGGCGCGGCTTACGGAGAAGTCGTTGAGATCGTAACGCCATCTGGTGAGGTGAAACGCGGACAGGTTCTCGATTCATACAGTGACAGAGCAGTTGTTCAGGTTTACGAAGGAACCTCCGGAATAGACACGGTTAAAACGAGGGTGAGATTTACAGGGGAAACGATTAAACTCGGTGTGGGTCTCGAACTCTTGGGAAGAATCTTTAACGGAAGAGGAGACCCGATAGACGGTGGCCCGAGGCCAATCGCTGAGGATGTGTGGGATGTCTACGCTCCACCCATGAATCCGGCCTCACGCGAATATCCGAGCGAATTCATTCAAACCGGAATCTCCGCAATAGACGGGATGAACACTCTGGTCAGAGGACAAAAGTTGCCAATTTTTTCGGGTTCCGGTTTACCGCACAACCAACTTGCAGCGCAGATAGCCAGGCAGGCCAGAGTTTTGGGAGAGGAAGAGAGATTCGCCGTAGTTTTCTGCGGGATAGGGATCACTCATGAAGAGGCAGCCTTCTTCATCAAAGAGCTCCAAACTAGTCTCGAGAGATCTGTGGTTTTTCTGAATTTAGCGAATGATCCGGCGATTGAGCGTATTTTAACACCGAGACTTGCTTTGACCGCCGCAGAATATCTTGCTTTCAAGCAACAAATGCATGTTTTAGTGATTCTTACAAACATCACAAACTATTGTGAGGCTCTTCGTGAAATTTCCGCGGCAAGGCATGAGGTCCCTGGGAGAAGGGGGTATCCAGGGTATATGTACACAGACTTGGCGTCAATTTACGAAAGGGCAGGAAGGATAAGAGGAAGAAAAGGTTCTGTGACCCAGCTCCCCATCCTCACGATGCCTGGTGATGACATAACCCATCCAATCCCAGATCTGACTGGATACATCACGGAGGGCCAAATAGTTTTTGACAGAGAACTTCACCATAAAGGGATATACCCCCCAATAAACGTTCTTCCCTCTCTTTCGAGGTTGATGAAGGATGGAATTGGTAAGGGTAAAACAAGAGAAGATCACGCAGATCTCTCAAGTCAGCTATACGCGGCCTACGCGGAAGGAAGAGACATAAGATCTTTCGTGGCAATTGTCGGGGAGGAAGCCTTGACGGACAGAGATAGAAAATATCTTCAGTTTGCGGATAACTTCGAGAGGAAATTCGTTAATCAGGGAGTTTATGAGAACAGACCGATCGAAGTGACTCTAGATCTCGGCTGGGAACTCCTTCGCCTATTGCCTGAGAGCGAACTCAAAAGGATAGACCCAGAACTCAGGAAGAAGTATCTTCACAGGTTTGAAGAAAGCGCTCAGAACTCAAGATCTTCATCATCTGGATCAGACAAGCCAAGTTCCTCATCGCGCACTTAA
- a CDS encoding tryptophan--tRNA ligase → MPVRIDPWQATLPENYARLMEEFGISPFEELLPDIPNPMTIMRRKIIFGHRDFRRILEKILRGEEFAVMTGLMPSGKMHLGHKMVIDQLIWYSKIKGSKIFLCVADLEAYSARDLSLEEARKIAIEEYLANYDALGLDLSRCRVYFQSTDEHVKKLAFLLSKKVNFSELRAIYGFSGESSLSSIYYPIIDVADILHPQLPEFCGPIPTVIPVGIDQDPHIRLARDIANRFQRDFGFIPPSATYHKLLPGLIEEKMSSSKPESAVFLTDDDETVRRKIMNAFTGGKPTAREQREKGGNPDICRVFDLYFYHLIPSDEKLLEIREMCMNGKMICGECKQMAIELLLDFLKEHRKRYASSLERVAKLIENIE, encoded by the coding sequence ATGCCGGTCAGAATCGATCCTTGGCAGGCCACACTTCCGGAGAACTATGCGAGGCTAATGGAGGAGTTTGGAATATCCCCATTTGAGGAACTCCTTCCAGATATCCCAAACCCAATGACTATAATGAGGAGAAAGATAATTTTCGGCCACAGAGATTTTCGAAGAATTTTGGAAAAAATCTTACGCGGAGAAGAGTTCGCGGTCATGACGGGTCTGATGCCGAGCGGAAAGATGCACCTCGGCCACAAAATGGTGATAGATCAGCTCATCTGGTACTCGAAGATAAAAGGTTCAAAGATATTTCTCTGTGTCGCCGATTTAGAGGCATATTCTGCGAGAGATCTATCGCTTGAGGAAGCTAGAAAAATAGCGATCGAAGAATATCTGGCCAACTACGATGCTTTAGGACTTGATCTCTCGAGATGCCGCGTTTACTTTCAGTCAACGGATGAGCATGTCAAGAAACTCGCCTTCCTCCTCTCCAAAAAAGTCAACTTCAGCGAGTTAAGGGCGATCTACGGATTTTCCGGAGAATCCAGCCTTTCCTCGATATACTATCCGATCATCGACGTGGCGGACATCCTTCACCCCCAACTACCCGAATTCTGCGGACCGATACCGACGGTCATTCCGGTCGGAATCGATCAAGACCCACACATAAGACTGGCGAGAGATATAGCAAATAGATTCCAGAGAGATTTTGGATTCATTCCTCCATCAGCAACCTATCACAAACTCTTGCCGGGGCTGATCGAGGAGAAAATGTCAAGCAGTAAACCAGAAAGCGCTGTGTTTCTCACAGACGACGACGAAACCGTGAGGAGAAAGATCATGAATGCGTTCACCGGTGGAAAGCCAACGGCCAGAGAACAAAGAGAAAAAGGAGGAAATCCGGACATATGTAGAGTTTTCGATCTATATTTCTATCACTTGATACCCAGCGATGAGAAACTTCTTGAAATCAGAGAGATGTGCATGAACGGGAAAATGATCTGCGGGGAATGCAAGCAGATGGCTATAGAACTCCTCCTCGACTTTCTGAAGGAGCACAGAAAGAGATATGCGAGTTCTCTTGAACGTGTTGCCAAACTGATCGAAAACATCGAATGA